Proteins from a genomic interval of Rickettsia sp. Oklahoma-10:
- the traW gene encoding type-F conjugative transfer system protein TraW, whose translation MTGYLDLKIIIISSFVLFVIMLKVSYVNAHNNNLAISIDNNSKIEIRDYEVQGHVFPIIGESLLEVIMAKLQIAKQNGVLEKMQEEFKNKVQQKISRPTPVLALAKASINRNWHYDPSFIQKTDVKDQAGNIIVKVGTNVNPLEKISWGEALIFIDGDDEQQVKWAKSKIGKLVLTSGNPIKLAQKLNKPVFFDQGGVLTTRFKIKAVPAIARQEGKLLKISEIKIN comes from the coding sequence ATGACAGGGTATTTAGATCTAAAAATTATTATTATAAGTTCCTTTGTTTTATTTGTTATTATGTTGAAGGTAAGTTATGTAAATGCACACAATAATAATTTGGCTATAAGCATAGATAATAATTCTAAAATAGAAATTAGAGATTATGAAGTCCAAGGTCATGTATTTCCAATTATTGGAGAGTCATTACTAGAAGTCATTATGGCTAAACTTCAAATAGCAAAACAAAATGGCGTTTTAGAGAAAATGCAGGAAGAATTTAAAAATAAGGTACAGCAAAAAATATCAAGACCAACTCCGGTATTGGCTCTAGCAAAAGCAAGCATAAACCGAAATTGGCACTATGATCCGAGCTTTATACAAAAGACAGATGTAAAAGATCAAGCAGGAAACATCATAGTAAAAGTTGGCACAAATGTAAATCCTTTGGAGAAAATAAGCTGGGGAGAAGCTTTAATATTTATTGATGGTGATGATGAGCAGCAAGTTAAGTGGGCTAAATCAAAAATAGGAAAATTAGTACTCACGAGTGGCAATCCTATTAAGCTAGCACAAAAGTTAAATAAGCCAGTGTTTTTTGATCAAGGTGGCGTGCTTACTACTCGTTTTAAAATAAAAGCAGTACCGGCTATTGCCCGGCAGGAAGGTAAATTACTTAAAATTAGCGAAATCAAGATTAATTAA
- the trbC gene encoding type-F conjugative transfer system pilin assembly protein TrbC — MQFNLKAIILTCLLILGGTSSLAQPEVLLHNILQPKLEPNTYNNIYIFVSFSMPDSALKSYYIEAEQEGARLVMRGLKNNSFLETKAKANEIGISFDIDPNLFEKYQITSVPIVVIDNNQGKVKKLAGHIGLNDALQIMQEEQM, encoded by the coding sequence ATGCAATTTAACTTAAAGGCAATAATTTTAACTTGTTTACTAATATTAGGTGGAACAAGTTCTTTGGCACAACCAGAAGTATTATTACATAATATACTACAACCTAAATTAGAGCCTAACACATATAATAATATCTATATTTTTGTTTCATTTTCAATGCCTGATTCAGCATTAAAGAGTTATTATATTGAAGCAGAACAAGAAGGAGCAAGACTTGTAATGCGAGGTCTAAAAAATAATTCTTTTTTAGAAACTAAAGCAAAAGCTAATGAAATTGGTATTAGCTTTGATATTGATCCAAATCTATTTGAGAAATATCAAATTACTTCTGTACCGATAGTAGTGATAGATAATAACCAAGGCAAAGTTAAAAAACTAGCAGGTCATATAGGATTAAATGATGCATTGCAGATAATGCAAGAGGAACAAATGTGA
- a CDS encoding type II toxin-antitoxin system prevent-host-death family antitoxin, whose translation MKKWQLSEAKQNLEKIIDHVLQGKVHAIVKSSGEVVYLIAGEKNNMIAEQAKVGCQANTDLITSEIYK comes from the coding sequence ATGAAGAAGTGGCAATTATCAGAAGCAAAGCAAAATTTAGAAAAGATAATAGATCATGTATTACAAGGTAAGGTGCATGCAATAGTAAAATCTAGTGGAGAAGTAGTATATCTAATCGCAGGTGAGAAAAATAATATGATAGCAGAGCAAGCAAAGGTAGGTTGTCAAGCAAATACAGATTTAATAACTTCTGAAATATACAAGTAA
- the traU gene encoding conjugal transfer pilus assembly protein TraU — protein sequence MKLIMFIIIILLGNYSYASIGCVGRFVNPITDICWKCLFPITIGGVKVVPSPMADTNNPRQIICFCPKAGIPMPIPGIPIGFWEPVRLVDVTKSPMCMVSLGGINLGTSMQKGVKDDIEGSSFYHVHWYIYPVIYWLEILLDFACLEMSQVDVAYLTEFDLLWGDDAKSAILNPESLLFGNIAAQSACIADCMSSSSGSLSNDGMFWCSGCQGSLYPFTGTTSSYNGGVGTSALIVAKFMAKLHRELLLWGYMGREGLCGKYPMPIIKKCQYRLQMTYPITEIHSCKKIGETETTWQGAREFPVKGEDFGYLIWRKRSCCLF from the coding sequence ATGAAGTTAATAATGTTTATTATAATTATTTTGCTTGGTAATTATAGTTATGCATCGATTGGCTGCGTAGGAAGATTTGTAAATCCAATAACTGATATTTGCTGGAAATGTTTATTTCCAATTACTATCGGAGGAGTAAAAGTAGTGCCAAGCCCTATGGCTGATACTAATAACCCAAGGCAAATAATTTGTTTTTGCCCTAAAGCCGGCATTCCTATGCCAATTCCTGGTATTCCAATTGGATTCTGGGAACCGGTAAGACTTGTTGATGTAACGAAATCTCCTATGTGTATGGTAAGCCTTGGTGGTATTAACCTTGGTACTAGCATGCAAAAAGGAGTTAAGGATGATATAGAGGGAAGTAGCTTTTATCATGTACATTGGTATATATATCCGGTTATTTACTGGCTTGAGATATTACTTGATTTTGCTTGTTTAGAGATGTCACAAGTTGACGTAGCATATTTAACTGAATTTGATCTGTTATGGGGAGATGATGCTAAATCTGCAATATTAAATCCTGAGAGTTTATTATTTGGCAATATTGCAGCTCAAAGTGCATGTATAGCTGATTGCATGAGCTCTAGTTCTGGTAGTCTTTCTAATGATGGGATGTTTTGGTGTTCAGGCTGTCAAGGTTCTCTTTATCCCTTTACCGGTACAACTAGCTCTTATAATGGCGGAGTTGGAACTTCTGCATTAATAGTAGCTAAATTTATGGCTAAGTTACATAGAGAATTATTACTCTGGGGCTATATGGGAAGAGAAGGATTATGTGGTAAATATCCAATGCCAATAATCAAAAAGTGCCAATATAGACTGCAGATGACTTATCCTATAACGGAAATTCATTCTTGTAAAAAGATTGGTGAGACTGAAACTACCTGGCAGGGTGCACGCGAATTCCCAGTTAAAGGTGAGGATTTTGGTTATTTGATTTGGCGTAAACGCAGTTGCTGTCTCTTTTGA